A window of Rhipicephalus microplus isolate Deutch F79 chromosome X, USDA_Rmic, whole genome shotgun sequence genomic DNA:
TAAAACCGAATCTGATTTCGCACTATTAGGGCATACGGGCATAAGCAAAATACGAGGAAGATCGGCAATATCAAGTATAACACGTTTTATTAATCTTTCGTGGAATCGACCAGATGTCATGTTAGATATATATTTTAGGTTCTACTGCGAAAGCTTTCCCATGACGGTGCTCCTATGTGCGCTGATCAAGGGGCTTTAGCTGCTCCATTCGTCAAATGCTGCTCTGTCGGCAATTCTAACGAGACTCAGCTTCATGAATGAGAAAGATTTggtgaaagaggaagagaaaaaatAGAGGACGCTCTTTCTGCTCAGCGCCTTTTGGGGCGGGGAAGCAAAGATGACAGGAAGGAAAAGATAGAAAGATGTGAGATGCATGGTAAGATAGAGTCTTGTCATCGTAGACAGGAGCACAAAGGCAAAGCGTTCGGCTACAAAGGGCTGCATGTTTGCAGGAACCGCAAACTGTTAAATGTCTGCGCGCGCATTATATAAGCAcgtttttttgttcttatttctGCCTCAGATTTGCGCGTGCTCTTCATCTTTTCATTTCCTTTTATCCCTTCCCGAGTGCAGGGTAACAAAGGATGTTTCTCTCACGGTTAACTTCATTGCTTTTCCCATCTCTTCCCTCTGACTCTCCTATAAATCTAATTATCGATATTCAGTGTTCTAGACTCTGCCAATGCAGTATAATCACTGTTCAGGCTCCGAGCCCATGCCACCAACGCCAAATGCGCAGACAGGCTTCGTGCAAATAACGGACCCTTCAGCATGACAGGCGCAGCATATTACTAACCTTCAGATTATTTGCACACGTAGATGAGATCAGCGTTTCCATTGTCAGAACGGGCCTTAGACGCTCCTTCACAATCTACTGAATTTTCACGTAGTTTTCTTAcacataaaaataataataataataataataataataataataataataataataataataataataataataataataataacaacgaGGAGTATCCTAAAACCATTAATTTCGACCAccgagggttctttaacgtgcacccaactctataagtacacgggcctcaggtATTTTCGCCTTCATCCAAAATCCTGCCGGGATTCGATTCAgcaaccttcggatcagcagttaagcaccatagccactagagCAACGTGGCGGGTTCAATACGAAAATGAATCGTACTGAATTTGACTGGCACGCAAGCTATCCGCCTCTGAGGGACAAGTGTACCAAACACCACCTCGAAACCTCTGAGGGACAAGTGTACCAACACCACCTCGAAACGTGACGGCAGTTTTAATTGTGCTTGCTGGGCTTTTCTTTATTTGACTGCAGCTGCAGCAATATTTTTCATACACTCCCAGTTACAATGCCTCTGGACATGGCTAAGTGCTGAATAACGCGGTTTTATTTACCACTTGCCAATACGGCGTGCATATGACTGCTCATATACGTAACGAAGCTTACTAATACACACAGCTACCATTCCTGGATATGAAAGAACCTAAAATATATTGCGCTTAATGTGCAAATTAAACACGCGAACTGCTAGACACGCCGCGATGGAACTTTTGGATTAGTGTCGACCACATAGTGTTCCTTCGTGCGCACTATAAAAAGCACTACGCTCACgctcttatacccctgtcacacgggcacttaaaagtcatttatgtaagcggtctttttccgaaaaggagttcctgacagcagacacacggcacagagcgaactccttttcagaagcggtctttttcgtaaacggcgttcgtcgatctcttttacggctctgaatgagtagcctcgaaaccagtgggcgccagcaattttcgagtggtgggaaaaaaagagcgaatgcttatttttctgtcaccaaaactctttgtaaaaacaaatttcatatcctgcagaaggtgtaatgaactcttttaatggttattttcttttctactctcgtaagcagctacaacgcgtcgccAATATCACGTGGTAACtctcggtcttgcgctgctttatcctcttcttggcggcttttgcagcgtctgcctcgctttccagagcaagaaggcaggccggcaggcttgcGATCCTCtctttttctcccgtacggtcgcccataacgtgtcgagagcagcgaaaaacaaatacggtaaataaaagcacagtggtgccagacggacttgtgcacgtcgctagtattgggaatgcttccttatctagtgcaaaaaactttcacattggtgtttcttcatcttttattcttaaatttatttgaagaaacgagcagtgcaacaagtctttaatttgtacatcgtgatacatcgtttaattttcattgcttctcttttaactgctaccgcaacgctttcgctagcgtcttcgaacgaaaacactaaaaggagatcgttgctgccgtgtgtctgcgccgcaaacacctctttgttaaaagtctttcaacttcgtaaaagaccgctgacttaaaagactttttgcgtgcCCGTCTGACACAAGTATTATACCTTTTGTCCCCAGTCAGAAGTCGGTTTCCGCGATCGAGACTCAATACTGCCATCTCTCCCTTAGCAGTCTACTACCACTGAGGCATTGCGAAGAGTATTACTGTATGTGTTTTAGAGCACTGAACGTAAATGCGATtaattgatttgatttatatgcagggtttaacgtcccaaaaccacggtatgattatgagagacgccgtagtggagggctgcgaaaatttcgaccacctggggttctttaacgtgcacccaaatctcaccacacgggcctacatacaccattttcgcctccatcgaaaatgcagccgccacagccgggattcgatcgtgcGACCTGCATGCGGGTCAGtaaccaagtaccttagccactaaagaaaccgcggcggggctcaataCAATAAATGTCAACGAACATAGTCCCTTGAAAAACCTTTGGCAACGTTATTGTTGTGAGCCCCGAAATTTGAGCGCTGTGTACGAACGTGGGAGTGAACAAGACTCTTTAAACCGAAACGCCACCACCACCCATTTTCTTTTACATTTACTTCATTTctcttctttctgcgtgaacacGAGCGTGCAACAATGACCACTTGCGAACGGCCAAAGCACCACGATATGCACAGTGAATTGGCGCCTTACGCTCCGCGAAGAAATTCGCACAAGCTCCTACATTCGTAGCAAATATCCTCACAAAGTACACTTCAATCGCTCGCTCCACTCTCGGATGTGTTTTCAAGATGTGATTTCGGTCTACCAAATCAACATCAGGTGTCAAAGTCAATTCATGCCTGCCGAGAGCCGCCGTTTCAAATCGACGCACTGAAAGCGCACAGGGAGCTTATATTGTAGTAGCGGAATAGATCGCACATTACCAAAGTACCTTTTAGAACAAGGGCATACGTCAGTGACCCGTTCCAACGTGTATGTAGATCGGTGCGACAGTAAGGACACAAACACGTGCTCGTGATTAACGGAGCATCGGCTGCTTCTGAAACTGCCTTCTAACAAGACACTATCATTCACATGCCCGCTTCAAACAAAAGCCCCGAGAGGGAATGTCACCTGTCGTCGACGACCAGATTTACCTGCTGCATGGCCCCACCCCTGAACTTGGTAAACGTTCTCCACCCGTTTGGGAGGCTACACAAAGGAAGAGTGCTTTCGGAAAGGGAACACAACAGCTTTGATACTGGACGGTCCGGCTACGGCTTCTTACGCAGTGGGGAGAGGAAGAGTGATAGTCATTGCATAGACTATTTTCCTTAAGACACCCGACTCCGCCATTTTGATCTGTTAAGTCTATTTTCTCGTTCTTGCATATCGCGACGTGAATTAATAGGGCCATGAAACCTCGTAGGCGCCAACCCAACCATTTTCATTAATAAACTTCTCAGCGCGAAAATTTCAGATAACGAACACAAGAGAGTAGGACGAGCGCATACTTTCGACTAATTTATTGCTACCAAGACGCACATACATATGCTACAGAAAAGAGgataagatcacttgcttaagcaaagactaaaaaacacaaaaaaaaaacaaaaagccaaAAGAGACTGCAAGAAACCACGTGTTCACCCGGGACCCTCACACGCCAAATTTAAACACGCCAATTCTTTTTCAGATAAAGCTATAGACGGTTTGCTGATGCAGCTGCCTCGAGGATTGCTTCAGCTTCGATTACAAGTCTTGTGCATTcgttagggtgggacgcgaggACCCTTGCCTTTTTGAACAACGGCTACCACCCACATTCGGAACAAcgagcggccaaaaaaccgtaCCGCCCTGTACTTCTTCCTTGTCTGAAATTttcgcgctgagaagtttaataatggattaccaactagcccaatcccacacttcaACCATTTTCATGCATATGCGTTTATCGTAACACGGTTAATTCAGTCGTTAAAAATACAAAATGCGAAGGTTAACAGTCCAATATGGCAGCACTAACCCATCCGTGAAACATACTGCACTAAAAATGCTGGCGATCGATTTCAAGCAAATCAATCAGTGAGTAAGTCCCTGTGCCAATTTTGTTTTCTTGGAGCCAAGCGTAACGAGCTGGACCAACTTTGTGTGAATTGAGTAGTTGTGGGCATATCGAGGGCATACCAGGCACATGTTTTTTGGCACCAAAAGTGTAGCTCAACATCACATGCAATGTCACTAGGCACGTTAAAGCACATGCGTCGGATTTATCGAAACAAAGTACAAGCTGCGGTACGTATCAATTAGCGGTCGTAGGCATATTGGTCCGAGGTTGAGCAACACTTGACTAGTACTTGCCGAGTCATGGGAGTAATTtcaacctcattataacaaaattgCATCTTGCACGAGGATATGTTCGTTATATCAAAAAACGTTGTAAAGGttactttataaacattacatatattgcAATAGTATTtcgtttacttcgttataaccaatatttcgttatatcgaggtttgagggTAGCTAATGAAAGCACTTAGCCAACTCAGCAACAACAATTCATATTGCTTTGATATGTGTACTGTGACGGGTATTATAGTAGAACAGTTCCAAGCACTGGTGTGGCACCGTGGCAATTCAGAGTGCCTGGGTCTGCTCCCGGCTCAAACCGACAATACTATGATTTCCGCCTATAGCGATATTTCAGCAATCAACTGCACGGCCGACAACTCATTTTCTGCGACACGACTGCGAGAccatcacctgtggcgcatacaaCGGCCGCggtatgcgggtatatgccacacgTGACCGTTAGATAGGACTTGGTGACGTACGCGACAGgcaagtcgcgtttttttttttttttttcacaacctgTTAATCGTGTTCCACGTACAATCATGTCCTCTTATATAATTTTGGTTTATGCCAAGTTAAGAAGACGGCCACGAGAGCGCCCAGACGTAAGTGACGATAAACTAATAGCCAGATAGAAACGGTCTAAGTGCCCTCGGTCGGTAGAAAAAATGCTTTGCACTTAATATAGTAGTAGGCAGACCATAGTCTAGAGCATTTCAAACAATCCGAATCGCACATGAGGAACAACTGCGAAATGTAATCAAAACCTGAACATGAAATGTCTGATTTCCTTGGAAGTAGTGAGACTGTCTTTTGGTCTCGGAAAAGAGCGTTGCACGACAGGCGTTCACACCAGTTTTGCTAAAGTACTGGTCGTGCGGACTGGTGAAGCGTAAACATTTCCACAATTTTCTTTGCCAGCAGGACCAGGCCTTTTAAGAGTGAATGAATGTGTGGCTGAAAGAACGGAAAAAGGCATTATCTTCTGCTGCCCTAGCGGGAGCACCGCACAGCACTTTGAGGGGGGGGGAAGTGGAGAAAAGTTTTGAAATAGGTAGGAGCAGAAGGTTTGAGCACGACTCAGCATCTGTGGTAAGGAGGAAAAGAGACAGGGAGTACAAAAGGGGAAATGGGAGTACGAAGGGGAGAACAGGGAACAAAGTCCGGGATCAGACGGGAGCAAGTGGGTTCCAAAGCCGCCCATCCAGGTCATTGCCTTCAATATTCTCGAAAGAAATAGCAACCAAAGGGAGAGAGCGACTGATCCAGACGGCAATGGCCTAAATAATGTGCGCGGAATCATTCAGGGATGAGCTTACCCCGTGCCGACGCTTGGTCACGCACGAGTACCTCTGGCAGTGCATTTCAAAGAATTTATTAGGTGTCACAATGACAAGCGCTGATCCTGATAGTCACTCATGTCAACGATGATATAAGAAACTGTCAGGAAACTTTTGGACAACAATAAAGCGATACGCTGGGATACTATAGATAGCATGCAGGTGGCACCATGAAACGAAAAACGGAAATTTAGTAGCAAAACTCGCTGCACTGCCACGCCTGTGAAACTCACAAATGCCATCCTGCATTCTTTAAAAAAAagcgggggaaggggggggggcgcatgCAGGAGCGAGAGTAGAATGGTCAAGAATAGCCAGCAAAATACTCCCCCTCCGTCAAACACACACAgtaccaaagtaaaaaaaaaaattccaacatGCACATAGGTGCGGAGGAACTGCTGTACACTAGCATCCAGTTTTCTTCGGAAAGCTATCCTGCTTGCGCTTCTCCAGAACCAGGCACTTAATGCTGTCTAGTTTTTGCTTGGAAAATGACCTCGCACAAAAAACGCTTGTTCTCAACACAGCACTTGTACATGGCAAGGTACCTGCAGCAAGTGTCTGCTCATGTGAAAACATGCCATCTACTAGCCACCATTTCACAGCCCGACTAAGCAGGTGGTTTGTCTGCATATTAACGCCGCAGCATAAACCTTGTAACAGTAGTCGCAAACACAATATACATAGTCGAAAACGAGCGCAGCGCGTGCTCACAAATCACAAAACGGAGACACGGGAAACATACGAGAACGTTTGCAATCTCGCCGttgtaaaaaagtaaaaaatcaTGTGATGTGAAAGGCGCGTAGACGCACGAGACGTAAACAGACAAGAAAAAATGTCAGCGTATCTCCCACGTGTACCGGTCACCCACACGCCTTTCACCTCAGAATTTGCTAAACCATCCTACATAATTTTCATCCGATCACTCAAAATCAATAATAAGCAATACTTAAGAATACTAGAATGCGCTGTATTGGAGTTCCTACGACGGAATACATTAACGCCCGTCTATTATTTTTCTTAATTACCTGTTATGTCTAACTTCATGCAGCCATCTTCTATTTTTCTTATTCTCTCGAAAGTCCCCTTGGAACGTAGTCATGCACGAGATAACCGCGAGCAGCATCGCGTTAGGCTTTAACACTCCCACCGTGTGCAACGCCTGTTACAAACGATGGCGAAGAAACAGCAACATGGGACACACATCGCTGACAAacgccgtcaaaaaaaaaaaaaaaaaaacgcgcgcccAGTTTGTGGTAAACCCAGAAAGGCTCCTGTTGATAAAAAACGACCCAGAACCCTGGGGCGAGAAGCCAAGGCGGCCGCTCGGCGCGCGCCCTGGGATGCTGATGTTATCGGCTGCGCGAGAGAAAGCGGACCCTCGCCACAAAAGCCGTCTTTCCCTGCACCTTGAGCTGTTTCGACGAGCAAGCCATCTCAAATCGCATTTACGGCTACAAACTAAACTTCtttatctctttttttgtttcgcttTTACGTCTTTCGGGACCAGCGGCAATAATGTCCATTCATATTAAAGTGCGGACAGCCAGTTAGTTCGAAAAGCATACATACGACGACAGCAAGAGGCAGGTTAAATGAGCTCTAGTACACAGGGCTAAGAGAAAACACGCTTCAAAGCGAAACATTCGACAGCAGGAAACATTACACGCTTGCCGCTGTCAGTTTGGGCGACACCAGCTCACTCGCTCCCCGCGCTACTTAGCTGAGATAAGGCCAGCGTACGTAAACATTGGAACGTGCGAAACTGCCGCGGCATCGGAAGTGACGCATGCAAACAAAACGGCGTGTTTTGGAGGGTGCCGGGGAAAGCGTCCTGGGCCAGGCGGCGCTTTCCTCAGCCCCTAGCCACGTGCGGTTCCGAAACCTGTGCCGGAATGCGCGAGAGGGGGTCGCGGGCCCTGCGAGGAGGGGCCCTTCTGCGAACGCGGGTCGGCAGGTGCCCGAGCCTGCGGGCACCTGTCGGCGGCGGCGCGCGCAGCGTGGGCCCGCGACCTAGCAGGTCGTCGCCACTCGCCGGAACCGGTTCTCGGGGCCGCGGCCCAGTTGCGGCCGCCCGAGGGGCCGCTCGGCCGGGGGGCCCGGACCCGCAACATGGCGCCTGGGAGCGAGTCCAAGGCCGCGCCCGGCAACCGGTTCCGTCGCGCCGCGGCCCGGGCGCGCCGCCCGTTTCCTGGTCGCGCCCCAAGGCCGCATTCCGCACTCACCGTCCTCCATGTAGTTTGTCTCGGAGTCCGTGCCGGGGAATTCTTCGGAACCCATGCTTTCGTCAACTTCGCTCTTGATGAATAGAGAGCCGCCCTTGGAGCCCTGCGCCAACACGGTAGCCAGCGCGTCGTGATAGGTGGCGATCTTCTTGCTGCGCTTGCCGTACTTGTACTCCTTGCGAAGTCGCTTCATCTTCTCCTTGACCTGGAGCGCGGTGCGCAGGTAGCCCAGGCTGCGCATCTGCGCGGCCATGCTCTCGTACACCTTGTTGTTTCGGGACGTCCCATCGAGCAGGTCTCGATCCGCAGCCCAGATGCGGATCAGCTCGTACGTCTCCTGGTCGCTCCACGTGAGTCCCGCCATGCCTTCGACAGCCGCCAGCTCGCGGCTCGGCCCCGCCAACCTTGAGCGGGCACGGTTCAAAGAACTCGGGCTGTCACCGCCTCCGCTGATAGCTGGGCCCGGACTGCTCGCTCCAACGCTGGGGCTCTGCGCCGCCTCAGCTGCGCCATGCGCAGCCCAACCCGAGCCAACGGGGACACTGACGGCGGCGACCACGCGTCCGCCGGCCGCGAGCTCCGCGCTTGCCACCGCGAGAGAGGAGGTCTCCGGCCCGCCGCCGGAAGATGCACGTGACGACGACCACCGGCGGCTCTTTGCGCGGACTCGCTGACGACCACTTGCCAGGCGGCGCTGCGGTGCCAGTGACAACCTGTTGCTGCGGCGCGCTTTTCGAACGCCGCTTGGGCTCGCCCACCTGCAGTTTGCAAGCACGCTCGTACGATTGTTCATCGGCAGAACTTTGTGTTGGGGGTGCAAAGCTTTGTTGCTTTGAGGGGGTTGGGTAAAGGAGGGGGAGCAAGCTTGTggtatgggggaggggggggggctgattTGGTTTGAGGGAAGCAAAGTCCCTTTTGCACCCTTTTGCCAACAACCattccgtttcatacatcaggtgcaacactATGGAAGCTAGCAAGACTTTTTGCAGTATATGCGCTAGCGCTGAGAAATAGTTCAATGATTACACCACCCATTATGTGCGTTTTTCTTATCGTTTTAGACCGAGTGTTAAATTTAGATGCTTGTTGCCTGAGAAATAAAAATGCCCCATTATCTACGCGGTTTTCAATAGGTTGCTCAAGATCGCTGAGGCTCTTCGTGTTGTCGTATCGTGGCCTTCGCGATCAGTTCCGTCCGCGTGCAACCGTAGCCCATCGGGAGGCCACGCTTACAACGACAATATTTAAGCAGGAGAAGCGCGGAGGTATACATTTTGCTGACCGAACTTCTCGCATAGCTTCTACAGCGTTGCACGCAACACATTGAAGGCCTaggtgtcccttttttttttcactttatgtgGAACACAAATAGGCTTCTGTATCAATTGTGAGTTATGTTCAGCATAAGTGCTACCCTTGGAAATGATAATTTATGAACTCCTGGTCTTCAGGTGGCAAACACCCTCACCATGCTGTACATAGGGCATGGCTTAttgctattatttttttttcaatgctcaTTACGACTAGTTTGCTGAAATTGGCAGATTCAAATGCGCTTGAGGAACAGGTGACAAAAATGCCGGAATGACCCCACAGTGACGGAGAGCAAGCAAACTGGTCACATGGTGTCCCTTGTGAATACCGAGTTGTAAGCCCAGGCTCACATCGCTTCAGTGTGCCTGTCTCCATCAATCAAACACAGCACTTCACCTGACGTGACAACAACCGAGTGGCGGGCGTAACACATGGCTGATTATGCTGCACATGAAGCTGTGAACAAGCCGTGTGAATGCTGAAAGAGTGAAAAGTAGAAATTATTTGGTGGTCGATGTCATGCTATAAATCATGGCGTTGTCACGCAATAACCTCATGACGAATGTTTCTGTGAGGCGCTCAACACATAGGCGCATAAATTAAATCGAGGGAGCTGGGTGTCGCTCtcaaaaatagaaaagaaaaacaaggaacTCGAATGTGTTCGGTTCCTCTCGAGTTGCTTGAGGGTAGGACACACAAATCGAATCCGTCAGTGTGGTGGACAAAATTTAACAATTTATGTATTACGGGGACACGTCCTCTCCCCCCCCTCCTTCTTTCCCAGCTAGCTACTGAAGCTTCTGACACGAAACATGCTCAAGGCTTCAAGAAGATATCCATTTTTGGCTCGAGCCGGTCATGTACCGACACGTAGCTACATACACAATGTCCTGGTAAGTGGTTCAGtaagaacacttttttttttacattcacatGGCT
This region includes:
- the LOC119177342 gene encoding uncharacterized protein LOC119177342 gives rise to the protein MASIRWASPSGVRKARRSNRLSLAPQRRLASGRQRVRAKSRRWSSSRASSGGGPETSSLAVASAELAAGGRVVAAVSVPVGSGWAAHGAAEAAQSPSVGASSPGPAISGGGDSPSSLNRARSRLAGPSRELAAVEGMAGLTWSDQETYELIRIWAADRDLLDGTSRNNKVYESMAAQMRSLGYLRTALQVKEKMKRLRKEYKYGKRSKKIATYHDALATVLAQGSKGGSLFIKSEVDESMGSEEFPGTDSETNYMEDGPGCSAPPAEGNGNDERAQGFFRAGGGGSTGGGVAQGLDYSRSPSSPPVECATALRFPADNFPTITTTTAEPGDGARFPAAGAGGPRASLKRKLPDAPSPPTLAASTLTDLITRGIDKFVELEHKRMRLELDLLERLRHEELERLERMRREEMDHELRLMSVLASLFNNNNSTSSVNLNSSSSEPPAGS